GGAGGTCGGAGAGCCGATTGATATAGGCAATGAGAACAGGCGCGAGCGGCTCATACTGGGATAGCGCGACCATGCGCCGCTCTGCCCGGCGGCAGACAGTCCTGGCCAAGTGGAGCAGTGCGCCGCCCTCTGAGCCGCCCGGCAGGATAAAA
This genomic interval from Candidatus Methylomirabilis tolerans contains the following:
- a CDS encoding ATP:cob(I)alamin adenosyltransferase translates to FILPGGSEGGALLHLARTVCRRAERRMVALSQYEPLAPVLIAYINRLSDLLFTLARAVNREAGIEEIPW